Part of the uncultured Desulfobacter sp. genome, GTGGAAGGCGATATTTTCCAGGCGGTATATTCCCAGCCCTTTTCCTGCAAAACAGATGTCGACCCTGTACTGATCTACCGGGCCCAGCGCTACATCAACCCGTCTCCTTACATGTTTTTCATGAATTTCACGGACCGGGTCATTGCAGGTTCTTCGCCTGAAACCATGGTACGACTGGAAAACCGGGTGGCCACCCTGAGGCCCATTGCCGGTACACGCCCCCGGGGCAAAAGCGAGCAAAAGGACCGGGCTCTGGCCGATGACCTGCTCAATGATGAAAAGGAAAAGGCCGAACACGTCATGCTCATTGACCTGGGCCGAAATGACCTTGGCAGGGTGGCCCAGGCCGGCACGGTCCAGGTGACCGACACCATGGTCATTGAGCGCTACTCTCACGTCATGCATCTGGTCTCCAACATCACCTGTGATTTGAAAGAGGAGTGCGACGCCTTTGATCTGTTCAAGGCCACCTTTCCGGCCGGCACCCTGTCCGGTGCCCCCAAAATCCGGGCCATGGAGATCATCGGCAAGCTTGAGAACCGTCAACGCGGTGTCTATGGCGGGGCGGCAGGCTACATCTCCTTTACCGGCAACATGGACTTTGCCATCACCATCCGAACGGCCGTCATGGAAAATGATAAATTGACCGTCCAGGCAGGAGCCGGTATTGTCTACGATTCAGACCCTGAAACCGAATTGAACGAATGCATCAACAAGGCCAAAAGCGTTGAGATGGCATTGAAACTTGCGCTTTCACAAAGCACAAAAGGATAGTACGATTATGAAAACAGCAATAATAGACAACTACGATTCCTTTACCTTTAACCTGGTGCATTATGTACTGAACACGGGGGCGCAGGTGGAGGTTTTCAGAAATGATAAGATCACGGTGGCCGAACTTGAGGGATTAGGATTTGATTCTGTTATCCTGTCACCTGGACCCGGCAGACCCGAGGATGCGGGCATTTGCCTTGAACTCGTCCAAAAACTGTCGGGAAAATTGCCTATCCTGGGTGTATGTTTAGGGCACCAGACCATTGCCCAGAGCTTTGGCGGCACCATTATCCACGCAAAAACCATCATGCATGGCAAAACCTCCATGGTGGAAGCGGACGGCAAACACATTTATTCCGGCCTCAACAAGCCTTTTAATGTGATGCGTTACCACTCCCTGGCGGTTCAGGAATCTGACCTGCCCGACTGTCTTGAAGTGACGGCCAGAACCCTGGACGGAGAAATCATGGGGTTGAAACACAAAACTCACCCCACCCAGGGGGTTCAGTTCCATCCGGAGTCTTTCATGACCACTGTGGGCAAACGGCTGATCAGAAACTTTATTAAAGGAGCGTGAGATGGATTTTACGGATTATCTGAATACCATAGTCAGCGGACAGGATCTCAGCCAGGACCAGATGGCCCAAATGCTGGACACCATTTTTTCAGGCCAGACCACCGAAGCCCAGGTCGGGGCATTCATGGCCGCCCTGGCCACAAAAGGCGAGACCTTTGAGGAACTGGCAGGCGCTGCCCGGGCCATGCGCACCAAGGCGGTTCGCGTCCAGACACTGGCCAAAAAGGTCATTGACACCTGCGGCACAGGCGGTGACGCCTCGGGCTCTTTTAATATTTCCACCACAACGGCCTTTGTCATTGCAGGTGCAGGCGTCACCGTGGCAAAACACGGCAACCGGTCTGTTACCAGTAAATGCGGGTCGGCCGATGTACTTGAGCAACTGGGGATCAATTTAAGCGTGGACCCTGAAATTGTCGAAGAGGCCATCAATGAAATCGGCATTGGTTTTATGTTTGCCCCCCTGTACCACGGTTCCATGAAGTATGCCATGAAAGCCCGCACCGAATGCAAGATCAGAAGTATTTTCAACATGCTCGGTCCCTTGACCAACCCGGCAGCCGCCTCATGCCAGATCCTTGGGGTATATGCACCGGAGTTAACCGAAATGTTCGGCAAGGCATTGAATCTGCTGGGTGTGGAAAAGGCCTTTGTGGTCCACGGCCATGACGGCATGGATGAGATGACCACCACGGACCTGACCCGGGTGACGGAACTCAATGACGGCATGATTAAGACGTATGATGTGGATCCTTTAAACTATTTTGACGACTACGCCGACCCCAAAGATCTTTTGGGCGGGGATGCAAAACACAATGCCGCCATCACCCGGGCCATTCTGTCCGGCGGCAAGGGTCCCAAACAAAATATTGTCCTGCTCAATGCAGGTGCCGGCCTTGTGGCGGCAGATGCTGCCCCCACCATTGAAAAAGGAATTGAAATGGCGTTAAGATCCATTGAAACCGGGGCCGCCATGGAAAAACTTGAGCTGCTGGCAGATTACACCAGAGAAAACGCGTAAACAAAAAAGGCAGACAAATGAAAGGATTTCTCAACGCTGTTGTTGAAGTTAAAAACCAGGAAATAGACCAGGCCAAACGCAAAATCCCCATAACCGCCGTTCGCCATGATGCGGAACATACGCCTGTCCCGGCCTCTTTTACCGATGCCATGGCAGCGTCAACCAGTGAATCGGTGGGCATCATTTCCGAGGTAAAAAAAGCATCGCCCTCCAAGGGAGACATCAGAACCGATATTGACGTGGCCGCATATGCCAAGGCGTATACCAAAGGCGGGGCAAGGGTCATATCGGTGCTGACAGAATCCAAGTACTTTAAAGGCACCTTGTCCGATCTTGAACGGGTATGTCAAAATACGGACCTGCCTGTACTTCGCAAGGATTTTATATTCAGCGAATACCAGGTTTACGAGGCTAAAAAGGCAGGGGCATCTGCGGTGCTTTTAATTACCACCATGCTTGACCCCACCCAGCAGACAGAGCTGACTGCACTGACCCGGGAACTTGGCATGGAACCCCTGGTGGAGATCAATTCTGAGTTTGAATTTGAGCAGGCGTATAAGGCCCAGGCCCGGGTGGTGGGGATCAACAACAGAAATCTCACCACCCTGGAAGTGGACACCACCGTGGCAAAACGGGTGGCAAAAATTTTCCCCGATGAAATCATCCCCGTGGAGGCCTCGGGTATTTCCGGCCGAGCGGGCATTGAGGCCGGCATTGAAAACCGTATTTTCAATTTCCTTGTGGGCGAGAGCATTGTCCGTGCAGAGAACCCGGCCCAGTTTATCAAAACCCTGATCGGCATCAAAGAAGAGGACGCCTGACAGCCATGACCCTGTTTCCTGCACAAAAATGGCAGATCCCCAAAAACAAAGGGAACGTGTTGGTAAAAATTTGCGGTCTGACCCTTGTGGATAACGCCCTGGACTGCGTGGACGCCGGGGCGGATATCATCGGACTAGTTTTTTTTGAAAAAAGCCCCCGAAACGTAAGTATGGACACAGCCCGGGAAATTGCCCGGGCTCTTCCCAAAGCGGTGCCCGCCTGCGGGGTGTTTGTGGATGAAACATTTGATACGATAATGCAGACCGTTTCCACCTGCGACCTTAAAATCGTTCAATTGCACGGTGCAGAACCGCCTGATCTTGCACAACGCTTATCCGCCCAAAACCTTGTGGTGACCAAAGCGTTTTTTGGCGCAAGGCCCCCGGGGCTTGGTGATACAGGGTTGTACAAATCTGCCGATTTTTGCCTGGCCGAGTACGGCAAAGGTATCCTTCCCGGGGGCAATGCCGAAACCTGGGATTATGACCAGGCCCTTGGGATGGCAAAAAAAGTGCGCTTGATGCTGGCAGGGGGGCTGACCTGTGAAAATGTGGCGGATGCGGTGTCACGGATACGCCCCTATGCCGTGGATGTATCCTCGGGTGTGGAAAAAACAAA contains:
- the trpE gene encoding anthranilate synthase component I, with protein sequence MILNRLPDKDQFIELAQSANVIPVATRVLADSDTPVSILQKCYEKDKACFLLESVEGGERWGRYSFLGVSAFGHIKIYKTHVLVETRHDTKKIDHGNDPLSVMRDIIKKFTPADIPDLPRFWSGITGYFAYEIVSFFENIDVSLPEGTPYGHFIIPEQMIIFDNIKQTLTCLNICYLSETDDPATVYDDARNSVDTLVKDLGKPLVPKPAAHVADTQLVPETQAEEYMAGVKTIKDHIVEGDIFQAVYSQPFSCKTDVDPVLIYRAQRYINPSPYMFFMNFTDRVIAGSSPETMVRLENRVATLRPIAGTRPRGKSEQKDRALADDLLNDEKEKAEHVMLIDLGRNDLGRVAQAGTVQVTDTMVIERYSHVMHLVSNITCDLKEECDAFDLFKATFPAGTLSGAPKIRAMEIIGKLENRQRGVYGGAAGYISFTGNMDFAITIRTAVMENDKLTVQAGAGIVYDSDPETELNECINKAKSVEMALKLALSQSTKG
- a CDS encoding aminodeoxychorismate/anthranilate synthase component II — translated: MKTAIIDNYDSFTFNLVHYVLNTGAQVEVFRNDKITVAELEGLGFDSVILSPGPGRPEDAGICLELVQKLSGKLPILGVCLGHQTIAQSFGGTIIHAKTIMHGKTSMVEADGKHIYSGLNKPFNVMRYHSLAVQESDLPDCLEVTARTLDGEIMGLKHKTHPTQGVQFHPESFMTTVGKRLIRNFIKGA
- the trpD gene encoding anthranilate phosphoribosyltransferase; protein product: MDFTDYLNTIVSGQDLSQDQMAQMLDTIFSGQTTEAQVGAFMAALATKGETFEELAGAARAMRTKAVRVQTLAKKVIDTCGTGGDASGSFNISTTTAFVIAGAGVTVAKHGNRSVTSKCGSADVLEQLGINLSVDPEIVEEAINEIGIGFMFAPLYHGSMKYAMKARTECKIRSIFNMLGPLTNPAAASCQILGVYAPELTEMFGKALNLLGVEKAFVVHGHDGMDEMTTTDLTRVTELNDGMIKTYDVDPLNYFDDYADPKDLLGGDAKHNAAITRAILSGGKGPKQNIVLLNAGAGLVAADAAPTIEKGIEMALRSIETGAAMEKLELLADYTRENA
- the trpC gene encoding indole-3-glycerol phosphate synthase TrpC; translation: MKGFLNAVVEVKNQEIDQAKRKIPITAVRHDAEHTPVPASFTDAMAASTSESVGIISEVKKASPSKGDIRTDIDVAAYAKAYTKGGARVISVLTESKYFKGTLSDLERVCQNTDLPVLRKDFIFSEYQVYEAKKAGASAVLLITTMLDPTQQTELTALTRELGMEPLVEINSEFEFEQAYKAQARVVGINNRNLTTLEVDTTVAKRVAKIFPDEIIPVEASGISGRAGIEAGIENRIFNFLVGESIVRAENPAQFIKTLIGIKEEDA
- a CDS encoding phosphoribosylanthranilate isomerase; protein product: MTLFPAQKWQIPKNKGNVLVKICGLTLVDNALDCVDAGADIIGLVFFEKSPRNVSMDTAREIARALPKAVPACGVFVDETFDTIMQTVSTCDLKIVQLHGAEPPDLAQRLSAQNLVVTKAFFGARPPGLGDTGLYKSADFCLAEYGKGILPGGNAETWDYDQALGMAKKVRLMLAGGLTCENVADAVSRIRPYAVDVSSGVEKTKGIKDISKVKDFIKAAKSI